One genomic window of Bacillus mycoides includes the following:
- a CDS encoding cytochrome P450 family protein → MSIKNKVGRKIEDGINLASAQFKEDAYEIYKESRKVQPILFVNKVEIGTEWLITRYEDALPLLKDNRLKKDPNNVFSKDTMNMFLSVDNSDHLTTHMLNSDPPNHSRLRSLVQKAFTPKMISQLDGRIQRVADDLINEIERKGTLNLVDDYSFPLPIIVISEMLGIPQEDQAKFRIWSHAVIASPVTPEEIKETGKQLSEFITYLQYLVDVKRQDPKEDLVSALILAESEGHKLSAPELYSMIMLLIVAGHETTVNLITNTVLALLENPDQLQLLKENSKLIDSAIEEGLRYYSPVEVTTARWAAEPFQIHDQTIQKGDMVIISLASANRDETIFEKPEVFDITRENNRHIAFGHGSHFCLGAPLARLEAKIAISTLLKRLPSLQIKGEREKINWQGNYLMRSLEELPLSF, encoded by the coding sequence ATGTCAATAAAAAATAAGGTTGGCCGAAAAATAGAGGATGGCATTAATTTAGCTTCTGCTCAGTTTAAAGAAGATGCTTATGAGATTTATAAAGAATCGCGAAAAGTGCAACCTATTTTATTTGTTAATAAAGTCGAGATTGGTACAGAATGGCTCATTACAAGATATGAAGATGCCTTGCCGCTTTTAAAAGATAATCGCTTAAAAAAAGATCCAAATAATGTGTTTTCTAAAGATACAATGAACATGTTTCTTTCTGTTGACAATAGTGATCATTTAACAACACACATGTTAAATTCGGACCCACCTAACCACAGTCGTTTACGCTCTTTAGTTCAAAAAGCTTTTACACCGAAGATGATTTCACAATTAGACGGAAGAATTCAGAGAGTAGCGGATGATTTAATAAATGAGATAGAGCGAAAAGGTACATTAAATCTTGTGGATGATTATTCATTCCCATTACCGATTATTGTAATAAGTGAGATGCTTGGAATTCCACAAGAGGATCAAGCGAAATTTAGGATTTGGTCGCATGCCGTCATTGCCTCCCCAGTAACACCAGAAGAAATAAAAGAAACTGGAAAGCAACTATCTGAATTTATTACATATCTTCAATATTTAGTTGATGTAAAACGACAAGATCCTAAAGAGGATTTGGTCAGTGCTTTAATACTTGCTGAAAGTGAGGGACATAAACTTAGTGCCCCGGAACTATACTCAATGATTATGTTACTTATCGTAGCTGGACACGAGACAACTGTGAATTTAATTACAAATACGGTATTAGCACTTCTCGAAAATCCTGATCAATTACAGTTATTAAAAGAAAATTCAAAACTAATTGATTCAGCTATAGAGGAAGGATTGCGATATTATTCTCCAGTTGAGGTTACAACTGCAAGATGGGCGGCTGAGCCGTTTCAAATTCACGATCAAACAATCCAAAAAGGAGACATGGTTATTATTTCATTAGCTTCAGCAAACCGTGATGAAACAATATTTGAAAAACCAGAAGTATTCGATATTACACGAGAGAATAACCGTCACATTGCCTTTGGTCATGGAAGTCATTTCTGTTTAGGGGCTCCGCTTGCTAGGTTAGAAGCAAAGATAGCTATTTCTACTTTGTTAAAGCGTTTGCCTTCGTTACAAATAAAAGGTGAGCGTGAAAAAATTAATTGGCAAGGTAATTATTTAATGCGTTCTTTAGAGGAATTACCATTGTCTTTTTAG
- a CDS encoding DUF1835 domain-containing protein: MIDKIKNVVDEMYEDEAKHLLQSILIQLDLLEENYSEDTIKHLISIPKQLTSNTSYKKNVKESTHIHIAFDDSTTGCLKYMLSQEELFEESVVAFSEFFSIGPINQLHTNKGQLARQQWLLNNLTSYDSYFEEEYLPRFMETLEELHSIPNETPITIWKADNAHEHVGLCFVMAQLKGKKNIRIINTSEVSREILNQEYDIRGTGELSPESLATFQNSFAESPFLTKESRVNLEHEWDSLSNSMEFLRVWKDNEVHSVQEEYFDQFIIECAKKVGADKDFLKAPRVIGEALGLVEQLVGDTFLEYRLKVLIKQEVFEFEGSLDQMRFYSVKLKK; this comes from the coding sequence ATGATAGATAAAATTAAAAATGTTGTTGATGAAATGTATGAGGATGAAGCAAAACATTTACTGCAAAGCATTCTTATACAATTAGATTTATTAGAAGAGAACTATAGTGAAGATACGATTAAACACTTGATAAGTATACCTAAGCAACTAACGAGTAATACATCTTATAAAAAGAATGTAAAAGAAAGTACACACATTCATATCGCTTTTGATGATTCAACAACTGGGTGTTTAAAATATATGTTAAGTCAAGAAGAACTATTTGAGGAGAGTGTTGTTGCATTCTCTGAATTCTTTTCAATTGGACCGATTAATCAATTACATACGAATAAAGGGCAACTCGCAAGACAGCAATGGTTATTAAACAACTTAACTTCTTATGATAGTTATTTTGAAGAAGAATATTTACCAAGATTTATGGAAACTTTAGAAGAACTACATTCTATTCCTAATGAAACACCTATTACCATTTGGAAGGCAGATAACGCACATGAACATGTAGGCCTTTGTTTTGTAATGGCGCAATTAAAAGGTAAGAAAAATATTCGAATCATTAATACATCTGAAGTGAGTAGAGAAATCTTAAACCAAGAGTATGATATACGTGGAACGGGAGAATTATCGCCCGAAAGTTTAGCTACTTTCCAAAATAGTTTTGCAGAATCACCGTTTTTAACTAAAGAAAGCAGAGTGAATCTTGAACACGAGTGGGATAGTTTATCGAATAGTATGGAATTTTTAAGAGTTTGGAAAGACAATGAAGTGCATTCTGTACAAGAAGAATATTTTGACCAATTCATTATTGAGTGTGCGAAAAAAGTAGGTGCTGATAAAGACTTCCTTAAAGCTCCGAGAGTAATTGGTGAAGCGCTTGGTCTTGTAGAGCAATTAGTTGGGGATACTTTCTTAGAGTATCGCTTGAAAGTATTAATTAAACAAGAGGTATTTGAATTTGAAGGTTCATTAGATCAAATGCGTTTTTATAGTGTGAAGTTGAAAAAATAA
- a CDS encoding DUF3959 family protein has translation MKKLDVLLMLLSGLFPIAGMLKQIPLEHSLYIGGLLFFTSFGSYFAKKIYSRICSWIAYAPFITLLLVIWNQDISTSSIIANAKIAACIALIPCLFRFRTYGLTLGLFSLWAALLWDIKEVQSLVILERMMSLMTSHYLYILLLVGGLILGGLLAMLLHRKEKDNDKENTNLFKQKKKRKRLSFKIRLPRLPKLKMKLFKFSGKASKHKTPERVHEHNYEEPVAKYEMTEQIDQYNEGTVQGQTRMERRRSRYNA, from the coding sequence GTGAAGAAATTAGATGTATTATTAATGCTACTGAGCGGCCTCTTTCCAATTGCAGGAATGTTAAAGCAAATCCCTCTTGAACACTCTTTATATATTGGAGGACTTTTATTTTTTACTAGTTTCGGTAGTTACTTTGCGAAAAAGATATATTCACGTATATGTAGCTGGATAGCATATGCGCCATTTATAACATTACTGTTAGTCATTTGGAATCAGGATATTTCAACAAGTTCAATAATTGCGAACGCGAAAATCGCCGCTTGCATTGCGTTAATTCCGTGTTTATTCCGATTTCGTACATACGGTCTTACTTTGGGCTTATTCTCATTATGGGCCGCTTTACTATGGGATATAAAAGAAGTACAGTCGTTAGTCATACTTGAGCGTATGATGAGTTTAATGACAAGCCATTACTTATATATCCTCCTTTTAGTTGGAGGACTTATATTAGGTGGATTACTTGCGATGTTATTACACCGTAAAGAGAAAGACAATGATAAAGAAAATACTAATTTATTTAAACAAAAAAAGAAACGAAAAAGGCTATCCTTTAAGATTCGTCTTCCAAGATTACCGAAACTTAAAATGAAATTATTTAAGTTTAGTGGAAAAGCATCTAAACATAAAACACCAGAAAGAGTCCATGAGCATAATTACGAAGAACCAGTTGCGAAATATGAAATGACAGAGCAAATAGATCAATACAATGAAGGCACTGTTCAAGGGCAAACAAGGATGGAACGCCGAAGAAGTAGGTATAATGCATAA
- a CDS encoding pPIWI_RE module domain-containing protein — protein MEKLRLLTFKNIVEPLYNEKVSYIYFPIEWLEIVEIHYRTFLLTSKLKLVNERLYDMFSDILFIQHDPYVLKEDTPWIVAKEPMRQEQLDYIFQSWYEVIHDWKPNKLIDPPHLEWQYDLISNLPVLHDKKTFSKWVPALITHIFCEQPLRMENKNEEEIYFSPLRSQDVFEAMSEPIKDEETHDYFAYVYRFEYVTRGGENIPLLKVSVGIRRFYQQYNHKDIPILLGRKRSQILISTPEFELNNKKQRFIKLKVQQAEKGIKWIKRFRNLKDEYRIGGEVKLEDILQCPKEYIRGTNVRVLLPYNENIYKVQGTKIKFGIKVREKEELFNEFQLSFPYFTSLPECEKVLTDNENELLPLFAPKGLDTITLEVWSDDIIIEIEQALLDSKIVLAQNEDSSYVLNADNPVLLKIERYNIEKLLQNPYRMQYSHKNKKKLVDDVVKAVHVTAGEQNEMKLALIAMKNCDGREKINPKQIIREGFARTERISAFINLFIGQSVSKKEIINAILSLLEQKGFLKRSWNKIKLPGIIVNLSIEKMSKYDFLPIFSKINGREILYKLYGQEEWGTIDHTLLNIGNNKVFLPQPSKRNDIGVSFKQFMSETLVEISQDAHKQNKEVYFIVDANMRKYWIEELQNESVNIKVSPEIIPNFKEDINIIRINTNSDVPNYIVRDQEYVIDETRLFVDQMGIYYSTAAYELNCNEIVQQHILEVIPFGVKSEEREEIAKMIHYMCCKSTLLSEQNIHNTHVMHMVKLIKNYTTDIDSREFKEFSDELDADVIILEKEDALILI, from the coding sequence ATGGAAAAATTACGGTTATTAACATTTAAAAATATAGTAGAACCCCTCTATAATGAGAAAGTATCGTATATTTACTTTCCTATTGAATGGCTTGAGATTGTAGAGATACATTATAGAACATTTTTATTAACGAGCAAATTAAAACTTGTAAATGAAAGATTGTATGATATGTTTTCTGATATATTGTTCATTCAGCATGATCCATATGTATTAAAGGAAGATACACCTTGGATTGTAGCAAAAGAACCAATGAGACAAGAACAGTTAGACTATATTTTCCAAAGCTGGTATGAGGTTATTCATGATTGGAAACCGAATAAATTAATAGATCCACCACATTTAGAATGGCAGTATGATTTAATTAGTAATTTACCAGTATTACATGATAAAAAAACGTTTTCTAAATGGGTACCAGCTTTAATTACTCATATTTTTTGCGAACAGCCTTTACGTATGGAAAATAAAAACGAGGAAGAAATATATTTTTCGCCACTGCGATCACAAGATGTTTTTGAAGCGATGTCTGAGCCAATTAAAGATGAAGAAACACATGATTATTTCGCTTATGTATATCGGTTTGAATACGTAACTCGTGGAGGTGAGAATATTCCACTATTAAAAGTATCCGTAGGGATTAGGCGGTTTTATCAACAATATAATCATAAAGATATTCCTATACTTTTAGGGCGGAAGCGGAGCCAAATACTGATTTCAACTCCTGAATTTGAATTAAATAATAAAAAGCAAAGGTTTATAAAGTTAAAAGTGCAACAAGCTGAAAAAGGAATAAAATGGATTAAACGTTTTAGAAATTTAAAAGATGAGTATAGGATAGGTGGAGAAGTTAAATTAGAGGACATTCTCCAATGTCCGAAAGAGTATATTAGAGGAACTAATGTAAGAGTGCTTCTTCCATATAACGAAAATATATATAAAGTTCAAGGAACAAAAATAAAATTTGGTATAAAAGTAAGAGAAAAAGAGGAACTTTTTAATGAATTCCAACTAAGCTTCCCATATTTTACATCACTTCCAGAATGTGAAAAAGTATTAACTGATAATGAGAATGAGTTATTACCTTTATTTGCTCCAAAGGGATTAGACACAATTACGTTAGAAGTATGGTCAGATGACATAATAATAGAGATAGAACAAGCGTTATTAGATAGCAAAATAGTTTTAGCTCAAAATGAAGATTCATCCTATGTATTAAATGCAGATAATCCGGTGCTGTTAAAAATTGAAAGATACAACATTGAAAAATTATTACAAAATCCATATAGAATGCAATATAGCCATAAAAACAAAAAGAAACTTGTAGACGATGTCGTAAAAGCTGTACATGTTACGGCAGGTGAGCAAAATGAAATGAAATTAGCATTAATTGCAATGAAAAATTGTGATGGTCGCGAAAAAATTAATCCAAAGCAAATCATTCGGGAAGGATTCGCTCGAACGGAACGTATTTCAGCATTTATTAATTTATTTATTGGACAAAGTGTATCTAAAAAAGAAATTATTAATGCCATTCTTAGTTTGTTAGAACAAAAGGGATTCTTAAAGCGTAGTTGGAATAAGATAAAATTACCGGGGATAATTGTAAATTTATCAATTGAGAAAATGTCTAAATATGATTTCTTACCTATTTTTTCAAAAATAAATGGGAGAGAAATATTATATAAATTATATGGGCAAGAAGAATGGGGCACAATTGATCACACGTTATTAAATATAGGTAATAATAAAGTGTTTTTACCACAACCATCAAAAAGGAATGATATAGGAGTCAGTTTTAAACAATTTATGTCAGAAACATTAGTTGAAATTTCACAAGATGCACATAAACAAAATAAAGAAGTTTATTTTATTGTAGATGCAAATATGAGGAAATATTGGATAGAGGAATTGCAAAATGAAAGCGTTAATATCAAGGTTTCACCTGAAATAATCCCAAATTTTAAAGAGGATATAAACATAATTAGAATTAATACTAACTCAGATGTACCGAACTATATTGTTAGAGATCAAGAATATGTTATAGATGAAACGAGATTATTTGTAGATCAAATGGGAATTTACTATAGCACGGCTGCATACGAATTAAATTGCAATGAGATAGTACAGCAGCACATACTCGAAGTTATCCCGTTTGGTGTAAAATCTGAGGAAAGAGAAGAAATCGCCAAAATGATACATTACATGTGCTGTAAATCAACCTTGCTCTCGGAACAAAATATTCATAATACGCATGTAATGCATATGGTTAAATTAATTAAAAATTATACTACAGATATTGATTCAAGGGAGTTTAAAGAATTCAGTGACGAATTAGATGCAGATGTAATAATTTTAGAAAAAGAAGATGCATTGATATTAATATAA
- the tenA gene encoding thiaminase II — protein sequence MTFSQSLRKEVDSIWEASFNHPFVKKLGEGTLDLASFRYYVLQDSYYLSHFARVQTLGAAKALELETTARMAHHAQNTYEAELSLHENFAKKLGITKEEKDNFIPAPTAYAYTSHMYRAAYEGHLGDIIAAILPCYWLYYEIGERLKECQPEEPIYQEWISAYGSDWFRTLVEEQITRLDTIAEKVTEADRNRMRQHFIFSSQYEYSFWEMAYTLEKWPVTEEVKGII from the coding sequence ATGACTTTTTCACAATCATTACGTAAAGAAGTAGATTCAATTTGGGAAGCGAGTTTCAATCACCCTTTTGTAAAAAAGCTTGGCGAAGGAACGTTAGATTTAGCTAGTTTCCGTTATTATGTGCTTCAAGATTCATATTATTTAAGTCATTTTGCTAGAGTACAAACGTTAGGTGCTGCAAAGGCTCTTGAATTAGAAACGACGGCTCGTATGGCGCATCATGCACAAAATACGTATGAAGCTGAGTTATCTTTACATGAGAATTTCGCAAAGAAATTAGGGATTACAAAAGAAGAAAAAGATAATTTTATTCCTGCGCCAACTGCATATGCATATACATCTCATATGTATCGTGCAGCTTATGAAGGGCATTTAGGAGATATTATTGCGGCTATTTTACCTTGTTATTGGTTATATTATGAAATCGGTGAACGATTAAAAGAATGTCAACCAGAAGAGCCAATTTATCAAGAATGGATTTCTGCATATGGATCTGATTGGTTCCGTACTCTAGTAGAAGAGCAAATTACACGATTAGATACGATTGCTGAAAAAGTAACAGAGGCAGACCGTAATCGTATGAGACAACATTTTATTTTTAGTAGTCAATATGAATATTCATTTTGGGAAATGGCATATACATTAGAAAAATGGCCAGTGACTGAAGAAGTTAAAGGGATTATTTAA
- a CDS encoding D-alanine--D-alanine ligase has translation MRIGVIMGGVSSEKQVSIMTGNEMIAHLDKNKYEIVPITLNEKMDLIEKAKDIDFALLALHGKYGEDGTVQGTLESLGIPYSGSNMLSSGICMDKNISKKILRYEGVETPDWIELTKMDDLKLEELDKIGFPLVVKPNSGGSSVGVKIVNDKNELISMLETVFEWDSEVVIEKYIKGDEITCSIFDGKQLPIISIRHAAEFFDYNAKYDDVSTIEEVIELPTEIKERVNKASMACYKALKCNVYARVDMMVKDGIPYVMEVNTLPGMTQSSLLPKSAEAAGISYSKLLDMIIETSLKVRKEEGF, from the coding sequence ATGAGAATTGGCGTTATTATGGGAGGAGTATCCTCTGAAAAACAAGTATCAATTATGACTGGGAATGAAATGATTGCACATTTAGATAAGAATAAGTATGAAATAGTTCCAATTACTTTAAATGAAAAAATGGATTTAATTGAAAAAGCGAAAGACATTGATTTTGCATTGCTAGCATTACACGGAAAATATGGAGAAGATGGTACAGTTCAAGGGACGCTTGAGAGTTTAGGTATTCCTTATAGCGGTAGCAATATGTTATCTAGCGGTATATGTATGGACAAAAATATTTCAAAAAAGATTTTGCGTTATGAAGGAGTAGAAACACCAGATTGGATTGAACTCACAAAAATGGATGATCTAAAGCTTGAAGAATTAGATAAGATAGGATTTCCGTTAGTGGTAAAACCTAACTCTGGTGGCTCAAGTGTTGGAGTAAAGATCGTCAATGATAAAAATGAATTAATCTCAATGCTGGAAACTGTATTCGAATGGGATTCTGAAGTAGTAATTGAGAAGTATATAAAAGGTGACGAGATTACATGTTCAATTTTTGATGGTAAACAGTTACCTATTATTTCGATTCGACATGCAGCTGAGTTTTTTGATTACAATGCAAAATACGATGATGTTAGTACAATTGAAGAAGTTATTGAACTTCCAACTGAAATTAAGGAACGTGTGAATAAAGCGTCAATGGCTTGTTATAAAGCATTAAAATGTAATGTTTATGCAAGGGTTGATATGATGGTGAAGGACGGAATTCCATATGTAATGGAGGTTAATACATTACCAGGGATGACACAATCAAGTTTACTGCCGAAAAGTGCAGAAGCAGCGGGAATTAGCTATAGTAAGCTATTAGATATGATCATTGAAACTTCATTAAAAGTAAGGAAAGAAGAAGGTTTTTAA
- a CDS encoding PLP-dependent aminotransferase family protein: MFKDFKVVKDRPVYIQLKDYLKKMIMKGHLLGDQKIPSTRELSELLSVSRNTVLSAYADLEQEGLIYAVKGKGNFVAKVDISNTSSVEIDWKNKLNAVTTLADELDLMKHGVRWEKGMIVFNSIAPDEKLFDVENFKRAFLTRMSIEGDIVLNYGYAKGYRPLMNYLLHYMEMKGVDISNKDILITNGFTEGLDIVLSSLSKKSGRVICENPTHHAALKLFRLHGLEVHGIDMNDDGIDTTEVEKSLREKDFDFAYLIPSYHNPTGIVTSSEKRTELMRIFSKYKVPIIEDGFNEELRYSGSHLSPLLTFAGAGNNVIYISSFSKVLFPGLRVGWIIADKELIHYLESVKRARTIHTSTLDQAVLFQYLHEGYFEKYLKKARSVYKKKYELAVGACNQYIPFKRMTGDGGLHLFIELEEKIQARTLLQKCYEKGVTFSPGDVFYSDGGGANTFRLGFSRLKEKEIVSGIQIIGETLKNETWS; encoded by the coding sequence TTGTTTAAGGATTTTAAAGTTGTAAAAGATCGTCCCGTTTATATTCAATTAAAGGATTATTTAAAAAAGATGATTATGAAAGGGCATTTGTTGGGGGATCAAAAAATCCCATCAACAAGGGAACTGAGTGAATTATTATCAGTGAGCAGAAATACAGTACTCTCTGCTTACGCGGATTTAGAACAAGAAGGACTCATTTATGCAGTTAAAGGAAAAGGAAATTTCGTTGCGAAGGTGGATATATCTAACACCTCGTCTGTTGAAATAGATTGGAAAAATAAACTTAATGCTGTTACCACATTAGCGGATGAATTAGACTTAATGAAACATGGAGTTCGCTGGGAAAAAGGAATGATTGTTTTTAATAGTATAGCCCCGGACGAAAAGCTATTTGATGTTGAAAATTTCAAAAGAGCTTTTCTTACTCGTATGTCCATTGAAGGGGATATCGTATTGAACTACGGATATGCAAAAGGTTATCGACCGTTAATGAATTATCTACTTCATTACATGGAAATGAAAGGTGTAGATATTTCGAACAAAGATATTTTAATTACAAATGGATTTACAGAAGGATTAGATATTGTACTTTCTTCCTTATCGAAAAAATCAGGGCGTGTTATTTGTGAGAATCCAACTCACCATGCTGCATTGAAACTTTTTCGCTTACATGGACTTGAAGTTCATGGGATAGATATGAATGATGATGGTATTGATACGACTGAAGTAGAAAAAAGTTTGCGTGAAAAGGATTTTGATTTTGCGTATTTAATTCCTTCTTATCATAATCCAACTGGTATTGTTACGAGTTCGGAGAAAAGAACGGAATTGATGAGGATATTTTCGAAATATAAGGTTCCTATTATAGAGGACGGATTTAATGAAGAATTACGTTATTCAGGTTCACATTTATCGCCGTTATTAACTTTTGCTGGGGCTGGTAATAATGTGATTTATATTAGTAGCTTTTCGAAGGTACTTTTCCCCGGTTTACGTGTAGGTTGGATCATTGCAGATAAAGAACTGATACATTATTTAGAAAGTGTAAAAAGAGCAAGAACGATTCACACTTCTACTTTAGATCAAGCTGTTCTGTTTCAATATTTACATGAAGGATATTTTGAAAAATATTTAAAAAAAGCAAGGTCTGTTTATAAGAAAAAATATGAGTTAGCTGTTGGGGCATGTAATCAGTACATTCCGTTTAAAAGAATGACTGGAGATGGTGGACTTCATTTGTTTATAGAGTTGGAAGAAAAAATTCAAGCCCGCACACTTTTACAAAAGTGTTATGAAAAAGGAGTTACGTTTTCTCCTGGAGATGTTTTTTACTCTGATGGAGGAGGAGCGAACACATTCCGATTAGGATTTTCACGTTTGAAAGAAAAGGAAATTGTTAGCGGGATTCAAATAATTGGTGAAACATTAAAAAATGAAACTTGGAGTTGA
- a CDS encoding homoserine dehydrogenase: MKIQVVLSGYGTVGREFIKLLNEKYLYIYETYGINLVVSGVIGRNIAIHNEEGLQINDLLKYGSGSAAIEKYIEHYPEERGTININGTVLVESTATNLKNGNPGKQYMKQAIENQMDIVAISKGALVTAWSELNEAARISGSRIRYSGATAAALPTLDIGQLSLAGCHIEKIEGILNGTTNYILTKMHEEEKTFEEALQEAQNKGIAETNPLLDVSGMDSACKLLLLTNSLMGTDYSLKDIQINGIEHVTTQQIQNAKEQNKSIKLIASAYKDDNGKVNLSVKPCNLEKEHPLANINSTEKGITFFTDSMGQVTTLGGASNPRGAAAAALKDLINLYRKDL; the protein is encoded by the coding sequence ATGAAAATTCAAGTTGTATTATCAGGATATGGGACAGTAGGAAGAGAGTTTATAAAATTATTAAACGAAAAATATTTATATATATATGAAACATATGGAATTAACTTAGTTGTTAGTGGAGTAATAGGAAGAAATATTGCAATACATAACGAGGAAGGGTTGCAGATTAATGATTTATTGAAGTATGGTAGTGGTTCTGCTGCAATTGAAAAATATATCGAACATTATCCAGAGGAACGCGGAACAATTAATATAAATGGTACTGTATTGGTTGAATCAACTGCTACAAATCTTAAAAATGGAAATCCAGGGAAACAGTATATGAAACAAGCTATTGAAAATCAAATGGATATAGTAGCTATTTCAAAAGGTGCACTTGTTACAGCTTGGAGTGAACTAAATGAGGCAGCGCGTATTTCAGGCTCACGTATTCGATATAGCGGTGCAACTGCGGCTGCGTTACCGACATTAGACATTGGACAACTAAGTTTAGCAGGTTGCCATATTGAAAAAATAGAAGGAATATTGAACGGGACAACAAATTATATTCTTACAAAGATGCATGAAGAAGAAAAGACGTTTGAAGAAGCGTTGCAAGAAGCACAAAATAAAGGAATTGCGGAGACTAACCCGTTATTAGATGTAAGCGGGATGGATAGCGCTTGTAAATTATTACTTTTGACGAATAGTTTAATGGGAACAGATTATTCACTCAAAGATATACAAATAAACGGAATAGAGCACGTTACAACGCAACAAATTCAAAATGCAAAGGAACAAAATAAATCTATTAAATTGATTGCATCAGCATATAAAGATGATAATGGAAAAGTAAATCTTAGTGTAAAACCTTGTAATTTAGAGAAAGAACATCCATTAGCAAATATAAATAGTACCGAAAAAGGAATTACATTCTTTACGGATTCAATGGGACAAGTGACAACGCTTGGAGGGGCCTCAAACCCACGTGGGGCAGCCGCAGCCGCTTTGAAAGATTTAATCAATCTATATCGAAAGGATTTATAG
- a CDS encoding esterase/lipase family protein: MGKLFLKICFFTLVTVCSFAVKTTYAEERQQNHYPIILVNGFAGWGREEMLGVKYWGGVHDIQEDLKRNGYTVHTAAVGPVSSNWDRACELYAQINGGTVDYGAAHAEKHGHNRFGRTYSGFAPNWSETNKVHLVGHSMGGQTTRTLVQLLKEGSFEEKNYVKNYPNAKISPLFEGGKSYVHSVTTLATPHNGTTLADGSLLLPFVKDLLITAASLGGNNNLSLYDFKLDQWGMKKNGGESFFQYTDRILNSSIWKNTKDISQWDLSTDGAKELNNWVKTQSDVYYLSYSGHASQAAPITGLQLPHITMNKVLMGNAFFLGSYARYEENRPLIDTSWWQNDGVVNTNSMIAPSSNIAVNNNESLQVGKWNHIETKVNWDHLDMVGLSVSDTLGFSNIQEFYRTIAEKLSRLPQ, encoded by the coding sequence ATGGGGAAGTTATTTTTAAAAATATGTTTTTTTACATTAGTGACTGTTTGTTCATTCGCGGTGAAAACAACTTACGCTGAAGAGAGGCAACAAAATCATTATCCTATCATTTTAGTGAATGGATTTGCTGGATGGGGTAGGGAAGAAATGCTAGGGGTAAAATATTGGGGTGGTGTTCATGATATACAGGAAGATTTAAAAAGAAATGGTTATACAGTTCATACGGCTGCTGTTGGCCCTGTTTCTAGTAATTGGGACCGTGCATGTGAATTATATGCGCAAATTAACGGTGGAACAGTAGATTATGGTGCGGCGCACGCTGAGAAACATGGACATAATCGTTTTGGTAGAACTTATAGTGGATTTGCACCGAATTGGAGTGAAACAAATAAAGTACATTTAGTTGGGCATAGTATGGGTGGACAAACGACAAGAACATTAGTGCAGCTATTAAAGGAAGGGAGTTTTGAAGAAAAGAATTATGTGAAAAACTATCCAAACGCAAAGATATCACCACTATTTGAGGGTGGTAAATCATATGTTCATAGTGTTACAACATTAGCAACTCCGCATAATGGGACAACACTTGCCGATGGAAGTCTCTTGTTGCCGTTCGTTAAAGATTTACTCATTACTGCTGCAAGTTTAGGAGGAAACAATAATTTATCATTATATGATTTTAAATTGGATCAATGGGGTATGAAAAAGAATGGTGGAGAGTCCTTTTTCCAATATACTGATCGTATTTTAAATAGTTCAATTTGGAAAAATACAAAAGATATAAGTCAATGGGATCTAAGTACTGATGGTGCAAAAGAGTTAAATAATTGGGTAAAGACGCAATCGGATGTATATTACTTATCGTATAGTGGACATGCATCGCAAGCAGCACCTATAACAGGTTTACAATTACCTCATATTACGATGAACAAAGTGTTAATGGGTAATGCATTTTTCTTAGGTTCCTATGCAAGATATGAAGAAAATCGCCCATTAATTGATACATCTTGGTGGCAAAATGACGGTGTAGTAAATACAAATTCTATGATTGCGCCTTCGTCTAATATTGCCGTAAATAATAATGAGTCTTTACAGGTTGGAAAATGGAATCATATTGAAACGAAAGTAAATTGGGATCATCTCGATATGGTAGGATTAAGTGTTTCAGACACGTTAGGTTTTTCTAATATTCAAGAATTTTATAGAACAATTGCAGAAAAGTTATCACGGCTACCGCAATAG